Proteins from a genomic interval of Quercus robur chromosome 9, dhQueRobu3.1, whole genome shotgun sequence:
- the LOC126700387 gene encoding bidirectional sugar transporter SWEET1 isoform X7, which translates to MNQMQKNAHLVFGIFGNVTALFLFLAPMITFWRIIKTKSTEQFSGIPYVMTLLNCLLSAWYGLPFVSKNNLLVSTINGTGAGIEVIYVLIFIVYAPKKEKTKILGLFAFVLTFFAAVALISLLALHGNTRKLFCGFATAVFSIIMYGSPLSIMVNNGFGSFLGALQLILYFIYRKNKGKGKGENEIKSTSAVSVELGLPDKPNTNGAQNSHV; encoded by the exons AtgaaccaaatgcaaaaaaatgcgCATTTGGTGTTCGGAATCTTTG GAAATGTTACTGCTCTGTTCCTCTTCTTGGCTCCAAT GATAACGTTCTGGAGGATTATAAAGACCAAGTCCACAGAACAGTTTTCCGGCATTCCATACGTGATGACCTTGCTCAACTGCCTTCTTTCTGCTTG GTATGGCCTACCCTTTGTGTCAAAAAACAATCTTTTAGTTTCAACAATCAATGGCACTGGTGCAGGAATAGAGGTCATATATGTGTTGATCTTCATCGTCTATGccccaaagaaagaaaaaaccaagaTTTTGGGGCTCTTCGCGTTTGTGCTCACCTTTTTCGCAGCCGTGGCCTTGATCTCCCTCCTAGCCTTGCATGGCAATACCAGAAAGCTCTTCTGTGGCTTTGCTACTGCCGTTTTCTCCATAATCATGTATGGCTCACCTCTGTCAATCATG GTGAACAATGGGTTCGGTTCTTTTCTTGGGGCCCTGCAGCTGATTCTGTACTTTATCTACCGTAAAAACAAGGGCAAGGGCAAGGGCGAAAACGAGATCAAAAGCACCTCTGCAGTATCTGTGGAGCTGGGACTTCCTGATAAACCCAACACAAACGGTGCTCAGAATAGCCACGTATAG
- the LOC126700387 gene encoding bidirectional sugar transporter SWEET1 isoform X4, with product MNQMQKNAHLVFGIFGNVTALFLFLAPMITFWRIIKTKSTEQFSGIPYVMTLLNCLLSAWYGLPFVSKNNLLVSTINGTGAGIEVIYVLIFIVYAPKKEKTKILGLFAFVLTFFAAVALISLLALHGNTRKLFCGFATAVFSIIMYGSPLSIMRTVITTKSVEFMPFFLSLFCFLCGTSWFIYGLLGNDPFVYVNNGFGSFLGALQLILYFIYRKNKGKGKGENEIKSTSAVSVELGLPDKPNTNGAQNSHV from the exons AtgaaccaaatgcaaaaaaatgcgCATTTGGTGTTCGGAATCTTTG GAAATGTTACTGCTCTGTTCCTCTTCTTGGCTCCAAT GATAACGTTCTGGAGGATTATAAAGACCAAGTCCACAGAACAGTTTTCCGGCATTCCATACGTGATGACCTTGCTCAACTGCCTTCTTTCTGCTTG GTATGGCCTACCCTTTGTGTCAAAAAACAATCTTTTAGTTTCAACAATCAATGGCACTGGTGCAGGAATAGAGGTCATATATGTGTTGATCTTCATCGTCTATGccccaaagaaagaaaaaaccaagaTTTTGGGGCTCTTCGCGTTTGTGCTCACCTTTTTCGCAGCCGTGGCCTTGATCTCCCTCCTAGCCTTGCATGGCAATACCAGAAAGCTCTTCTGTGGCTTTGCTACTGCCGTTTTCTCCATAATCATGTATGGCTCACCTCTGTCAATCATG AGGACTGTGATTACAACAAAGAGTGTTGAATTCATGCCATTTTTTCTGTcgctgttttgttttttgtgcgGCACTTCCTGGTTTATCTATGGTCTGCTCGGCAATGACCCTTTTGTATAC GTGAACAATGGGTTCGGTTCTTTTCTTGGGGCCCTGCAGCTGATTCTGTACTTTATCTACCGTAAAAACAAGGGCAAGGGCAAGGGCGAAAACGAGATCAAAAGCACCTCTGCAGTATCTGTGGAGCTGGGACTTCCTGATAAACCCAACACAAACGGTGCTCAGAATAGCCACGTATAG